One stretch of Roseimicrobium sp. ORNL1 DNA includes these proteins:
- the dnaG gene encoding DNA primase has protein sequence MPRIPEETIQQVLEATDIVDLIGRHVKLRKAGVNFVGLCPFHSEKTPSFNVRPQQRTYHCFGCGAGGNAFRFLMEHSSITFVEAVKRLAEQAGIRIEEEVYDANAEREAKVRKALLKVHEEAVEWFHLLLMRHKVAEDARAYLKSRAISPQTAKDWQMGYAPPYGDMLREWALEKKFTENLLVTAGLLARPDEDSGRRDTYPRFRHRLMFPIRNEFGECIAFSGRVLDKEAKAAKYLNSPETPIFSKSRVFFGFDKSKRAINKADRAIVTEGQLDMITAFANGVENVVAPLGTAFTEFHAKKLKQISSEVVLCFDSDNAGYKAAERAFTILAPTGLSVKVAPLPQGEDPDSLIRGQGVAVFQEYIGRARDFFDHMLDHASANRNLSEVRERSRFAGELASMVLLVDNNIVRDAAVQNIARRLNMPEDEFRRQIARAHRPSSTPSNSAAPAATQPSLPPQDRNAIMLFRNALADEKILNWLRSTGREEILQDLSGCELLALVWKSSANLAEPATLAAYLSQVSREEEVAVTKQLSLPMPEGGMEAAECALENLEAARLNNLLQIVQTHVKQRSLAPEEMALLQERELLLTEIIRLRNTLQNVQRQVKQPELPTTEMARLQEREQALRKEYLDRYEQLQKFLGPTAP, from the coding sequence ATGCCCCGCATCCCCGAAGAAACTATCCAGCAAGTGCTGGAGGCCACGGACATCGTGGACCTCATCGGGCGGCATGTGAAGCTGCGGAAGGCGGGGGTGAACTTCGTGGGCCTGTGCCCCTTCCACTCGGAGAAGACTCCCTCCTTTAATGTGCGCCCGCAGCAGCGCACGTATCACTGCTTTGGCTGTGGCGCGGGGGGGAATGCCTTCCGCTTCCTCATGGAGCACTCGAGCATCACGTTTGTCGAGGCGGTGAAGCGGCTCGCGGAGCAGGCGGGCATCCGCATTGAGGAGGAAGTGTATGACGCCAATGCCGAGCGCGAGGCGAAGGTGCGCAAGGCTCTGCTCAAGGTGCACGAGGAGGCTGTGGAGTGGTTTCACCTGCTGCTCATGCGGCACAAGGTGGCCGAGGATGCCCGCGCCTACCTGAAGTCCCGCGCCATCAGCCCCCAAACCGCCAAGGACTGGCAGATGGGCTATGCACCGCCCTACGGCGACATGCTGCGGGAGTGGGCGCTGGAAAAGAAATTCACGGAGAACCTGCTCGTCACCGCCGGGCTACTTGCACGACCGGATGAAGACTCGGGACGGCGCGACACCTATCCCCGCTTCCGCCACCGGCTCATGTTCCCCATCCGGAATGAATTTGGCGAGTGCATCGCTTTCAGCGGACGCGTGCTCGACAAGGAGGCCAAGGCCGCGAAGTATCTCAATTCACCGGAAACACCCATCTTCAGCAAGAGCCGTGTCTTCTTCGGTTTTGACAAATCCAAGCGCGCCATCAACAAGGCGGACCGTGCGATCGTCACAGAAGGCCAGCTCGACATGATCACGGCGTTTGCGAATGGCGTGGAGAATGTCGTGGCGCCTCTCGGTACCGCCTTTACCGAGTTCCACGCGAAAAAGCTGAAGCAGATTTCGTCGGAAGTCGTGCTGTGCTTTGACTCCGACAATGCGGGGTACAAGGCCGCCGAACGCGCCTTTACCATTCTGGCACCGACGGGTCTTTCGGTGAAGGTCGCTCCCCTGCCCCAGGGTGAAGACCCGGACTCACTCATCCGCGGCCAGGGCGTGGCGGTATTCCAGGAATACATTGGCCGCGCGCGCGACTTCTTTGACCACATGCTGGACCACGCGTCGGCGAATCGGAATCTCAGCGAGGTGCGCGAGCGCAGCCGCTTCGCCGGAGAGCTGGCGTCCATGGTGTTGCTGGTGGACAACAACATCGTGCGCGACGCCGCTGTTCAAAATATCGCCCGCCGCCTGAACATGCCGGAGGACGAATTCCGCCGGCAGATTGCGCGGGCGCACAGGCCGAGCTCCACTCCCAGCAACAGCGCCGCGCCGGCCGCAACGCAACCCTCGCTGCCGCCGCAGGATAGAAATGCCATCATGCTTTTCCGCAATGCGCTTGCGGATGAAAAAATCCTGAACTGGCTGCGCAGCACGGGCCGGGAGGAGATTTTGCAGGATCTCTCCGGCTGCGAATTGCTCGCACTCGTATGGAAATCTTCCGCAAATCTTGCGGAACCTGCCACACTGGCTGCTTATCTTTCCCAAGTTTCACGGGAGGAAGAGGTCGCAGTAACCAAGCAACTCTCCCTGCCGATGCCCGAAGGAGGCATGGAAGCGGCGGAGTGCGCGCTGGAAAATCTGGAGGCAGCCCGCCTCAACAACCTGCTTCAAATCGTACAGACCCACGTCAAACAGCGTAGCTTGGCCCCTGAGGAGATGGCACTCCTACAGGAGCGTGAGTTGCTCCTGACAGAGATCATTCGGTTGCGCAATACGCTCCAGAATGTTCAGAGGCAGGTCAAACAACCCGAACTTCCCACTACCGAAATGGCCCGCCTACAGGAACGAGAACAGGCTCTTAGGAAAGAATACCTTGACCGTTACGAGCAATTGCAGAAGTTTTTAGGCCCGACAGCTCCATGA